In a single window of the Novosphingobium sp. IK01 genome:
- a CDS encoding ABC transporter permease, whose amino-acid sequence MSGARLGWAGAWRLARRGLDWKFRGLRLLVVCLVLGTAALAAIGTLTQSIGSELAQRGQAMLGGDVEIEIAGREAFAPERAAFAQAGTLSSGARMRAMATLVGRDETAVPIALKAVDAAWPLYGTFTLATGQSAHAPSAQEAWIAPDLASRLDAHVGQSLRVGGAAFRIAGVIGEEPDRLGEGFALGPTVIISREGLDRTGLVQPGAMVRWKYRLRLPSGSAMAQTPQRLADSLTHRFPAAGFEIRTRDTASPGLDRFVSRMGQFLGLVALAALLIAGIGIGNGVSSYLEARRGAIATFKILGATGADVARVFLLQLGVAAGIAIVLGLVLGVATTPLIGLALKGLLPVRQGLVLAPGALALAGVQGLLIALTFAAPPLLRARAVPAMALMRGALVSSGGNRGRRVRASQALALATGLGLIAALAILTAGQPLLAAGFLAASGGVMGVLALLGWAITRLAARLPRPRAPIARMALANLHRPGAQTGALVTALGFGLAAFVLLAGVETSLDANIAARVPARAPDYFVLDVPAADLSTFEKIVHDAAPAARLRTVPALRGAIVAFGPEHAMTRVADLARIPDDAWALRGDRGLTFAETLPESNVLTAGHWWPARYSGEPLVSVDEKLAQAIGLRLGDRLTVSLLGVERSARVASFRRIDWDTYGFNYVLVFSPNALADAPYTLAATIELPPQEKTPKTARAILSGLVHALPSSSVIEVGPVLAQARDILGQMAVAIFAAASVAILAEMAVLAGAIAAARERRHYDAVVLRVLGAGSRQLLGLVLAEQLILAGLLAIVSLGLGTLGAWAVVTQVFDFAWMPNWGTMLAVLAGATALVLAMAVGGSLSVLRTRPAQALREL is encoded by the coding sequence ATGAGCGGCGCGCGGCTGGGATGGGCGGGGGCATGGCGGCTCGCCCGGCGCGGGCTCGACTGGAAGTTTCGCGGCCTGCGCCTGCTGGTGGTCTGCCTCGTGCTCGGCACGGCGGCGCTGGCCGCCATCGGCACGTTGACGCAATCGATTGGCAGCGAACTGGCCCAGCGCGGGCAGGCCATGCTGGGCGGCGATGTTGAAATCGAGATCGCCGGACGCGAGGCCTTCGCCCCCGAGCGCGCTGCCTTCGCACAAGCCGGAACGCTCTCCAGCGGCGCGCGCATGCGGGCCATGGCCACGCTCGTCGGCCGGGATGAAACGGCGGTTCCCATCGCGCTCAAGGCCGTCGATGCCGCCTGGCCGCTCTATGGCACGTTCACCCTCGCCACCGGCCAGAGCGCCCATGCACCTTCCGCGCAAGAGGCCTGGATCGCCCCCGATCTTGCCAGCCGCCTCGACGCCCATGTCGGGCAAAGCCTGCGCGTGGGCGGCGCCGCATTCCGCATCGCGGGCGTGATCGGCGAAGAACCGGATCGGCTGGGCGAAGGCTTTGCCCTTGGCCCCACGGTGATCATCAGCCGCGAAGGGCTCGACCGCACGGGGCTGGTCCAGCCCGGCGCGATGGTCCGCTGGAAATATCGCCTGCGCCTGCCCTCCGGCAGCGCCATGGCGCAGACGCCGCAACGTCTGGCCGACAGCCTCACCCACCGTTTCCCCGCCGCCGGGTTCGAAATCCGCACCCGCGACACGGCCTCGCCCGGTCTCGACCGCTTCGTCTCGCGCATGGGCCAGTTTCTGGGCCTCGTGGCGCTGGCCGCGCTGCTGATCGCGGGGATCGGCATCGGCAATGGGGTATCCTCTTACCTTGAAGCGCGGCGCGGGGCGATTGCCACGTTCAAGATTCTGGGCGCGACGGGCGCCGATGTCGCGCGCGTGTTCCTGCTGCAACTGGGCGTGGCGGCGGGGATCGCGATTGTCCTCGGCCTCGTGCTGGGGGTGGCGACGACGCCGCTGATCGGGCTGGCGCTCAAGGGGCTTCTGCCCGTCCGGCAAGGGCTGGTGCTGGCCCCCGGCGCGCTGGCGCTCGCCGGTGTGCAGGGCCTGCTGATCGCGCTGACCTTTGCCGCGCCGCCGCTGCTGCGCGCCCGCGCGGTTCCGGCCATGGCGCTGATGCGCGGGGCGCTGGTTTCCTCTGGCGGGAACAGGGGGCGCAGGGTGCGCGCAAGTCAGGCTCTTGCGCTGGCCACCGGGCTGGGGCTGATCGCCGCGCTGGCGATCCTGACCGCCGGGCAGCCCCTGCTCGCCGCCGGATTCCTGGCCGCCTCGGGCGGGGTCATGGGGGTTCTGGCGCTGCTGGGCTGGGCGATCACCCGCCTTGCAGCCCGCCTGCCCCGCCCGCGCGCGCCAATTGCGCGCATGGCGCTGGCCAACCTTCACCGCCCCGGCGCGCAGACCGGCGCGCTGGTTACCGCGCTGGGCTTTGGCCTTGCCGCCTTCGTCCTGCTGGCGGGCGTGGAGACCAGCCTCGACGCCAATATCGCCGCGCGGGTTCCAGCCCGTGCGCCCGACTATTTCGTGCTCGACGTGCCCGCCGCCGACCTGTCCACGTTCGAGAAGATCGTCCACGATGCCGCGCCCGCTGCGCGGCTGCGCACGGTGCCCGCCCTGCGCGGCGCCATCGTCGCCTTCGGCCCAGAACACGCGATGACCCGCGTGGCCGATCTGGCCCGTATCCCCGACGATGCCTGGGCCTTGCGTGGCGACCGGGGCCTGACCTTTGCCGAGACCCTGCCCGAAAGCAACGTGCTGACCGCCGGGCACTGGTGGCCCGCCCGGTACAGCGGCGAACCGCTGGTTTCGGTCGACGAGAAACTGGCGCAGGCCATCGGCCTCAGGCTGGGCGACCGGCTCACCGTCTCGCTCCTCGGGGTCGAACGCAGCGCGCGGGTGGCCTCGTTCCGGCGGATCGACTGGGACACTTATGGCTTCAACTATGTCCTCGTGTTCAGCCCCAATGCGCTGGCCGATGCGCCCTATACCCTCGCCGCGACCATCGAACTGCCCCCGCAGGAGAAAACCCCGAAGACCGCCCGTGCGATCCTTTCAGGCCTCGTCCATGCCCTGCCCTCAAGCTCGGTGATCGAAGTCGGCCCGGTGCTGGCGCAGGCGCGCGACATTCTGGGCCAGATGGCCGTGGCGATCTTTGCGGCGGCCAGCGTGGCGATTCTGGCCGAGATGGCGGTTCTGGCCGGGGCCATCGCCGCTGCGCGCGAACGCCGCCATTATGATGCGGTCGTCCTGCGCGTGCTGGGCGCCGGATCGCGGCAATTGCTGGGGCTGGTTCTGGCCGAACAGCTGATTCTGGCGGGCCTGCTGGCGATTGTCTCGCTTGGCCTTGGTACGCTGGGGGCCTGGGCGGTGGTGACGCAAGTGTTCGATTTTGCCTGGATGCCGAACTGGGGCACGATGCTTGCCGTGCTGGCCGGGGCCACCGCGCTGGTGCTGGCCATGGCCGTGGGCGGATCGCTCAGCGTCCTGCGCACCCGCCCCGCGCAGGCCTTGCGCGAACTCTAA
- a CDS encoding ABC transporter ATP-binding protein, whose product MTQQPPLIAARALTLSLGQDSARVDILKGIDLTVMPGETVALLGPSGSGKSSLLAVLSGLERATGGALMVAGQDFATLDEDGLATARRGRIGIVLQAFHLLPTMTARENVATPMELAGMADALPRAEAELAAVGLAHRLDHYPGQLSGGEQQRVAIARALAPRPALLFADEPTGNLDAATGAVIADLLFARAREAGASLLMVTHDEALATRCARILRLADGRIVSDTLQSLATGDPQSVAAGQPR is encoded by the coding sequence GTGACCCAACAGCCCCCGCTCATCGCCGCCCGCGCCCTCACCCTGTCGCTGGGCCAGGACAGTGCCCGCGTCGACATTCTCAAGGGGATCGACCTGACCGTCATGCCCGGCGAGACCGTCGCCCTGCTCGGCCCCTCCGGCTCGGGCAAGTCGTCGTTGCTGGCCGTGCTTTCCGGGCTGGAGCGCGCAACCGGGGGCGCCCTGATGGTTGCGGGCCAGGATTTTGCCACGCTCGACGAGGATGGCCTCGCCACCGCGCGGCGCGGGCGGATCGGCATTGTCCTGCAAGCATTCCACCTGCTGCCCACGATGACCGCGCGCGAAAATGTCGCCACGCCGATGGAACTGGCGGGCATGGCCGATGCCCTTCCCCGCGCCGAAGCGGAACTGGCCGCCGTGGGCCTCGCCCACCGGCTCGATCACTATCCGGGCCAGCTTTCGGGCGGGGAGCAGCAGCGCGTGGCGATTGCCCGCGCGCTCGCCCCGCGCCCGGCGCTGCTGTTTGCCGACGAACCGACCGGCAACCTCGACGCGGCCACCGGCGCCGTCATCGCCGACCTGCTGTTTGCCCGCGCCCGCGAGGCCGGGGCCAGCCTGCTGATGGTCACCCACGACGAGGCGCTCGCCACGCGCTGTGCACGCATCCTGCGGCTGGCCGACGGGCGCATCGTGTCCGACACGCTGCAATCGCTTGCAACAGGGGATCCGCAATCGGTTGCAGCAGGCCAGCCGCGATGA
- a CDS encoding arylesterase has product MRARAFLPLVSVALLASGCSGQKAPEPLERRSDAPQASSSVVDDAPVILAFGDSLYAGYQLDQGQGYPPRLEAAMRAGGIKVRVVNAGVSGDTTAAALGRLAFTLDNQPVKPALVMVGLGGNDMLRGLPPAQTRANLDAILAELKKRGIPAMLTGMLAAPNLGAEYVAAFNPIWPSLAKKYDVPLVPFFLQPIFDKPALQLPDHMHPNAQGVDVLVAATEPQVARALAQALKTAR; this is encoded by the coding sequence ATGCGCGCGCGTGCCTTTCTGCCTCTTGTTTCCGTGGCCCTGTTGGCCAGCGGCTGTTCTGGCCAGAAGGCGCCCGAGCCGCTTGAACGGCGCAGCGATGCGCCGCAGGCCTCGTCTTCGGTGGTCGATGATGCGCCGGTGATCCTTGCCTTTGGGGACAGCCTCTATGCCGGGTATCAGCTCGATCAAGGGCAGGGCTATCCGCCCCGGCTCGAAGCGGCGATGCGCGCGGGCGGCATCAAGGTGCGGGTGGTCAATGCCGGGGTCTCGGGCGATACGACCGCCGCGGCGCTTGGGCGGCTGGCCTTCACGCTCGACAACCAGCCGGTCAAGCCGGCGCTGGTGATGGTCGGGCTGGGCGGCAACGACATGTTGCGGGGCCTGCCCCCGGCGCAGACGCGCGCGAACCTCGACGCGATCCTGGCCGAACTGAAGAAGCGCGGCATTCCCGCGATGCTGACGGGCATGTTGGCCGCGCCCAACCTCGGGGCTGAGTATGTCGCCGCGTTCAACCCGATCTGGCCGTCACTGGCGAAGAAATACGACGTGCCGCTGGTGCCGTTCTTCCTTCAGCCGATCTTCGACAAGCCCGCGCTGCAATTGCCCGATCACATGCACCCCAATGCGCAAGGGGTTGATGTTCTGGTCGCCGCGACCGAACCGCAAGTGGCCAGGGCTTTGGCACAGGCTCTCAAGACCGCGCGCTAA
- the recF gene encoding DNA replication/repair protein RecF (All proteins in this family for which functions are known are DNA-binding proteins that assist the filamentation of RecA onto DNA for the initiation of recombination or recombinational repair.) — MALTRLTLRQFRNHDATRLDGLARFNVLVGENGAGKTNVLEAISLLAPGRGLRRAQPADMAARGGDGSFAVAAELEDGALVLATHTEPRAPGRRLVRINGAQGPATRLAEWLSLTWLTPAMDRIFAESAGGRRRFLDRLVLARLPGHARQSARYETALRERNRLLAEPFEPDPAWLDALEVQLAQSGAAIAHARAELVADLSRVLDALPEAPFARPALAYLSENPADEEALARALREGRRRDRAAGRTLTGPHRDDLSVRLAAKDAPAAACSTGEQKAMLIAIVLAHAELAHLQTGEPRRPRLLLLDEIAAHLDPLRRAALYERLAASGAQVWMTGTEMAPFAEIAGQAALWDVRDGIASRI; from the coding sequence ATGGCCCTTACCCGCCTCACCTTGCGCCAGTTCCGCAACCACGATGCCACCCGGCTCGATGGCCTTGCGCGTTTCAACGTGCTGGTGGGCGAGAACGGCGCAGGCAAGACCAATGTGCTCGAAGCGATTTCGCTGCTCGCGCCCGGACGCGGCCTGCGCCGCGCGCAACCGGCCGACATGGCCGCGCGCGGGGGCGATGGCAGCTTTGCCGTGGCCGCCGAACTCGAAGACGGCGCACTCGTGCTGGCTACGCATACCGAGCCGCGCGCGCCGGGCCGCCGCCTCGTGCGGATCAACGGCGCGCAAGGGCCGGCCACGCGGCTGGCCGAGTGGCTCTCGCTCACCTGGCTGACCCCGGCGATGGACCGGATCTTTGCCGAAAGCGCAGGGGGCCGCCGCCGATTTCTCGACCGTCTGGTGCTCGCCCGCCTGCCCGGCCATGCCCGACAAAGCGCCCGCTATGAAACCGCCCTGCGCGAGCGCAACCGCCTTCTGGCCGAACCGTTCGAACCCGATCCGGCCTGGCTCGACGCGCTCGAAGTCCAGCTCGCGCAGAGCGGCGCGGCGATTGCCCATGCCCGCGCCGAACTGGTCGCCGATCTTTCGCGCGTGCTCGATGCCCTGCCCGAGGCGCCCTTTGCCCGCCCGGCCCTCGCCTATCTGTCAGAAAATCCCGCCGACGAAGAAGCGCTGGCCCGCGCCCTGCGCGAAGGCCGCCGCCGCGACCGCGCCGCCGGGCGCACGCTCACCGGCCCCCATCGCGACGATCTCTCGGTGCGGCTGGCGGCCAAGGACGCGCCTGCCGCCGCCTGCTCCACCGGCGAACAGAAGGCCATGCTGATCGCCATCGTGCTGGCGCATGCGGAACTGGCCCACCTCCAGACCGGCGAACCCAGGCGCCCGCGCCTCCTCCTGCTCGACGAAATCGCCGCTCACCTCGACCCGCTGCGCCGCGCCGCGCTCTATGAACGGCTGGCCGCCTCGGGCGCGCAAGTGTGGATGACCGGCACCGAAATGGCCCCCTTTGCCGAGATTGCAGGGCAGGCCGCGCTGTGGGACGTGCGCGACGGGATCGCCAGCCGAATCTGA
- the pspF gene encoding phage shock protein operon transcriptional activator, with translation MERDVQFIGQSGAFLDAVERASRAAPMRRPVLVIGERGTGKELIAERLHRLSARWQEPLVTMNCAALPETLIEAELFGHEAGAFTGATRARAGRFEEADKGTLFLDELGTLSMGAQERLLRAVEYGEVTRIGASRPIRVDVRIVAATNEDLPRMAAQGRFRADLLDRLSFEVITLPPLRVREGDVTVLADHFGRRMAAELQWDIWPGFAPHCAEQLETYPWPGNVRELRNVVERAVYRWDDPDSPIAHIQFNPFDSPWKPAGTPQPAPAISPESPEPPAAPLHTGFDTIEDLRAAVDAHERAILEHHLGRHRYNQRQTAKALGLTYDQLRHCLKKHGLLERTQG, from the coding sequence ATGGAACGCGATGTTCAATTCATCGGCCAGTCCGGCGCCTTTCTCGACGCGGTCGAGCGCGCCAGCCGCGCCGCCCCCATGCGCCGCCCGGTGCTGGTCATCGGCGAGCGCGGAACCGGCAAGGAACTGATCGCCGAGCGTCTCCACCGCCTGTCGGCCCGCTGGCAGGAACCGCTCGTCACGATGAACTGCGCAGCCCTGCCCGAAACCCTGATCGAGGCCGAGCTTTTCGGGCACGAGGCCGGGGCCTTCACCGGCGCCACCCGCGCCCGCGCGGGCCGCTTCGAGGAAGCCGACAAGGGCACGCTGTTCCTCGACGAACTCGGCACGCTCTCGATGGGCGCGCAGGAACGCCTGCTGCGCGCGGTCGAATATGGCGAAGTCACCCGCATCGGCGCCAGCCGCCCGATCCGGGTCGACGTGCGCATCGTGGCGGCCACCAACGAAGACCTGCCGCGCATGGCCGCGCAAGGCCGCTTCCGCGCCGACCTGCTCGACCGCCTGAGCTTCGAGGTGATTACCCTGCCCCCGTTGCGCGTGCGCGAGGGCGACGTGACCGTGCTGGCCGACCATTTCGGCCGCCGCATGGCCGCCGAGCTGCAATGGGACATCTGGCCCGGCTTTGCCCCCCACTGCGCCGAGCAGCTCGAAACATACCCCTGGCCGGGCAACGTGCGCGAATTGCGCAACGTGGTCGAACGCGCGGTCTACCGCTGGGACGATCCCGACAGCCCGATCGCCCACATCCAGTTCAACCCGTTCGACAGCCCGTGGAAACCGGCTGGCACGCCCCAGCCTGCCCCCGCCATCTCACCCGAATCCCCCGAGCCACCAGCCGCCCCCCTCCACACGGGCTTCGACACGATCGAAGACTTGCGCGCCGCGGTCGACGCCCACGAACGCGCAATCCTCGAACACCACCTTGGCCGCCACCGCTACAACCAGCGCCAGACCGCCAAGGCCCTGGGCCTGACCTATGACCAGCTCCGCCACTGCCTGAAAAAACACGGCCTCCTCGAACGCACCCAAGGCTAA
- the pspA gene encoding phage shock protein PspA — MSQAFDPRTLKPVEGSRFATALETARAGRTYAGAAPERLADSSRQFSHGGNLMGIFSRTRDIIAANFNDLLDKADDPSKMIRMIILEMEETLVEVRASAARTIADQKEMQRHVVKLDRLAADWSDKAQLALSKDREDLARAALVERKKAVDMADQLRSEIAVLDDSMRAYEQDIDKLQTRLREARSRQTAIAARLESAENRVRLRSLMTNERVDEALARFDQLERRVDYAEGRADALSIAETGPASLADEIAALAGQDKIDEELAAMKRALGQNGLGQNGLGPNNQHGEG, encoded by the coding sequence ATGAGCCAGGCTTTCGATCCCCGTACCCTCAAGCCGGTGGAAGGTTCACGCTTTGCCACAGCGCTGGAGACAGCGCGGGCGGGCAGGACTTATGCTGGTGCTGCACCGGAACGCCTGGCTGATTCTTCGCGGCAATTTTCACATGGAGGTAACCTGATGGGCATTTTCTCGCGGACGCGCGACATCATTGCCGCCAACTTCAACGACCTGTTGGACAAGGCGGACGATCCCTCGAAGATGATCCGCATGATCATCCTCGAAATGGAGGAAACCCTGGTCGAAGTGCGCGCCTCGGCGGCCCGCACCATCGCCGACCAGAAGGAAATGCAGCGCCACGTCGTCAAGCTCGACCGCCTTGCCGCCGACTGGTCGGACAAGGCCCAGCTCGCCCTGTCGAAGGACCGCGAGGATCTCGCCCGTGCGGCCCTCGTCGAGCGCAAGAAGGCGGTGGACATGGCCGACCAGCTTCGGTCCGAAATCGCCGTGCTCGACGATTCGATGCGCGCCTATGAACAGGACATCGACAAGCTCCAGACCCGCCTGCGCGAGGCGCGCAGCCGCCAGACCGCGATTGCCGCCCGTCTCGAAAGCGCGGAAAACCGCGTGCGCCTGCGCAGCCTGATGACCAACGAGCGCGTGGACGAGGCGCTCGCCCGCTTCGACCAGCTCGAACGCCGGGTCGACTATGCCGAAGGCCGCGCCGATGCGCTCAGCATTGCCGAAACCGGCCCGGCGAGCCTCGCCGACGAGATCGCGGCACTGGCCGGACAGGACAAGATCGACGAGGAACTGGCCGCGATGAAGCGTGCGCTGGGTCAAAACGGTCTGGGCCAGAACGGTCTGGGCCCGAACAATCAGCACGGGGAGGGCTGA
- the pspB gene encoding envelope stress response membrane protein PspB, which yields MDLTPFLVVCALFIGLPWVILHYITKWKTAATLTSGDERLLEELYTLARRLEERMDTVERLVAAENPQFRPARLGAERSAHEADLSELDRLMAQNRGTTK from the coding sequence ATGGATCTCACACCGTTTCTGGTCGTCTGCGCGCTGTTCATCGGCCTGCCGTGGGTCATCCTCCACTACATCACCAAGTGGAAGACCGCCGCCACGCTGACCAGCGGCGACGAGCGGCTGCTGGAGGAACTCTACACGCTGGCACGCCGCCTTGAAGAGCGCATGGACACCGTCGAGCGCCTGGTGGCTGCCGAAAATCCGCAATTCCGCCCTGCGCGCCTGGGGGCAGAGCGCAGCGCCCATGAAGCCGACTTGTCCGAACTTGACCGCCTGATGGCGCAAAACCGGGGGACTACGAAGTGA
- the pspC gene encoding envelope stress response membrane protein PspC — protein sequence MTSTRTRFYRDKANGKFMGVCAGIADYTGVDVLWVRLAVVVGTLCGLGFLPIVYLALGFLAEAKPAALYADRQEQKFWQGVRQSPARSAREVRASLRDIDRRLAEVEHFYVSSNPRLAQEIESLR from the coding sequence GTGACCAGCACGAGAACGCGTTTCTATCGCGACAAGGCCAACGGCAAGTTCATGGGCGTGTGCGCCGGGATTGCCGACTATACCGGGGTGGATGTGCTGTGGGTGCGTCTGGCCGTGGTGGTGGGGACGCTGTGCGGCCTCGGCTTCCTGCCGATTGTCTATCTCGCGCTCGGTTTTCTGGCCGAAGCCAAGCCCGCCGCGCTCTATGCCGACCGTCAGGAGCAGAAGTTCTGGCAGGGGGTGCGCCAGTCGCCCGCCCGTTCGGCCCGCGAAGTGCGCGCGTCCTTGCGCGACATCGACCGCCGCCTGGCCGAAGTCGAACACTTCTACGTGTCGAGCAATCCGCGTCTGGCCCAGGAAATCGAAAGCCTGCGCTAA
- a CDS encoding SufE family protein, which produces MRTLQDILDEYEFCDGDERYRLLIELGRELEPMPDALKTDATLVRGCSAAVWVYPTEGAATGGGRQLHFLADSNAAITKGIIALVLAAVQDQPADVVARADIAALLEPFNLKNQLSSNRTQGLPNMIALVREHAARLAAAG; this is translated from the coding sequence ATGCGCACGCTTCAGGACATTCTCGACGAATATGAATTCTGCGATGGCGACGAACGCTATCGCCTGCTGATCGAGCTGGGCCGCGAGCTGGAGCCCATGCCCGACGCGCTCAAGACCGATGCCACGCTCGTCCGCGGTTGTTCGGCGGCGGTCTGGGTCTATCCAACCGAGGGCGCTGCCACAGGAGGGGGCAGGCAGCTGCACTTCCTGGCCGACAGCAATGCCGCGATCACCAAGGGCATCATCGCCCTCGTGCTGGCCGCCGTGCAGGACCAGCCCGCCGACGTGGTGGCCAGGGCCGACATTGCCGCGCTGCTCGAACCCTTCAACCTCAAGAACCAGCTTTCGTCGAACCGCACGCAGGGGCTGCCCAACATGATCGCGCTCGTGCGCGAACATGCGGCCCGGCTGGCCGCGGCAGGGTAA
- a CDS encoding YbaN family protein has translation MRRHLWTGGGLFFVGIGVVGAFLPLLPTVPFLLLALFCFARGNPAWEQRLLDHPRWGPPLREWRERRAIPRRAKKAALTAMAVSVVITGLTAGWPWVLLPVAVMAGSGAWIWTRAE, from the coding sequence ATGCGCCGGCACTTGTGGACCGGCGGGGGGCTGTTTTTCGTCGGGATCGGCGTGGTCGGCGCGTTCCTGCCGCTGCTGCCCACGGTGCCGTTCCTGCTGCTGGCGCTGTTCTGTTTCGCGCGGGGCAATCCGGCGTGGGAGCAGCGCCTGCTCGACCATCCGCGCTGGGGACCGCCGCTGCGCGAATGGCGCGAGCGCCGGGCCATTCCGCGCCGGGCCAAGAAGGCCGCGCTCACGGCCATGGCCGTCAGCGTGGTGATCACCGGCCTGACGGCGGGTTGGCCCTGGGTTCTCTTGCCCGTGGCGGTCATGGCGGGCAGCGGCGCGTGGATCTGGACACGCGCGGAATAA